A portion of the Bacillota bacterium genome contains these proteins:
- a CDS encoding NAD(P)-dependent oxidoreductase, translating to MAKVLVTGAAGQVGSRLVRQLLEKNYEVRGLILPEDPNRKRIDGLGIEVVEGNLMDVDTAIKVAEGVDAIIHTANLVGPLPGMSQSEFFANNVQATYNIAYAASRHADKLQRFVYTSSSSVYPNDSQILATAYNPVDELHPTRPIGTYAASKLAGEAVVQALSRETGMRVSMIRPSGIVSGTAVLSRWTVGFVSTILKIGQQHTKSALYMPDGTELWHELERAASSPQQPCAITDMEGRPWIYQLIHASDAAHGLICALESPAAVGEAFNAAAPRPITYPEAAEILARIKGQEVLQWRVPVRWVFDLDISKAKSWIGYQPKWDIARMIQTAADIEEGRADAAVVDL from the coding sequence ATGGCCAAAGTTCTAGTGACAGGTGCGGCAGGGCAGGTCGGCAGTCGCTTGGTTCGTCAATTGCTTGAGAAGAATTATGAAGTGCGAGGTCTTATATTGCCGGAAGACCCTAATCGCAAGCGTATTGACGGGCTTGGCATTGAGGTTGTTGAGGGGAACCTGATGGACGTGGATACAGCCATCAAGGTTGCAGAAGGCGTCGACGCAATAATCCATACTGCCAACCTTGTAGGGCCATTGCCAGGGATGTCGCAGTCGGAGTTCTTTGCTAACAATGTGCAAGCCACCTATAACATTGCCTATGCAGCATCCCGTCATGCTGATAAGTTACAGCGTTTTGTATATACAAGCTCATCAAGTGTCTATCCGAATGACTCCCAGATTTTAGCCACAGCATACAATCCCGTGGATGAGCTTCATCCAACAAGGCCGATAGGCACCTATGCAGCCTCCAAATTAGCTGGAGAGGCGGTCGTCCAGGCTCTCAGCCGTGAGACTGGCATGAGGGTGAGTATGATTCGCCCGTCGGGGATTGTCTCGGGTACAGCGGTTCTTAGCCGGTGGACAGTGGGTTTCGTTTCAACCATTTTAAAGATAGGTCAGCAACACACTAAGAGTGCCCTTTATATGCCAGACGGGACAGAGTTATGGCATGAACTCGAGAGGGCCGCGTCCTCGCCTCAACAACCATGTGCCATAACTGATATGGAAGGCAGGCCATGGATTTATCAGCTTATCCATGCGAGTGACGCGGCGCACGGGCTGATATGTGCTCTTGAAAGCCCTGCCGCTGTGGGGGAGGCCTTTAATGCAGCAGCCCCGCGCCCGATCACGTATCCAGAGGCAGCGGAGATTCTGGCCCGTATAAAGGGTCAGGAGGTGCTCCAATGGCGTGTCCCCGTCAGGTGGGTGTTTGATCTTGATATTAGTAAGGCCAAAAGCTGGATCGGGTACCAGCCTAAGTGGGATATCGCTAGGATGATCCAGACAGCGGCCGACATAGAGGAGGGGCGGGCCGACGCTGCTGTAGTTGACCTATAG
- a CDS encoding helix-turn-helix transcriptional regulator encodes MASLVEVIFMLGESCKESGSPSTATPSLNQRVMRRFSEVLPAIFKVHIIDLLEVEWQPHCILESHAHDHWQIFYVIDGGTELRFNKDRVFFLRPRDLVLVEPGIYHEFRQGPRLSCHVFDVKFDFSVTADVFPVLKGISGTIHDKQGLSRIVSHVLEEIANARDGWKAEVMLSLLNLVIRVFRILQARPESLMSGNRIQTISFFDPRLQEIASKAKCYIERHYFEDLDRKKIAKEVFVSPSYLSRIFQVCMGYSPIEYLTLIRIEHARHLLREGDLSIGSIATRVGYKSPQYFTRVFKKVEGLSPVEYREGSRRRSIQETLRDSSICLTQ; translated from the coding sequence ATGGCATCGCTCGTAGAGGTGATTTTCATGCTCGGGGAATCCTGTAAGGAATCCGGATCGCCTTCAACAGCTACACCTTCTTTAAACCAGCGGGTAATGAGGAGATTTTCAGAGGTATTGCCCGCGATCTTCAAGGTACATATCATAGATCTTCTTGAGGTAGAGTGGCAACCTCATTGTATTCTTGAGTCTCATGCGCATGATCATTGGCAGATATTCTATGTAATTGATGGCGGCACCGAGCTGCGTTTCAATAAAGATCGGGTCTTTTTTCTCAGGCCCAGGGACCTCGTATTAGTAGAGCCGGGGATCTACCACGAATTCAGGCAGGGACCCAGGTTAAGCTGTCATGTCTTTGATGTCAAATTCGATTTCTCCGTCACTGCCGACGTATTCCCGGTTTTGAAGGGAATCAGCGGAACTATCCATGACAAGCAGGGGTTGTCCCGGATCGTTTCTCATGTGTTGGAGGAGATAGCCAATGCTAGGGATGGTTGGAAGGCTGAGGTAATGCTATCTCTCCTCAACCTAGTGATAAGGGTCTTTCGGATTTTGCAAGCTCGTCCTGAGAGCTTGATGTCTGGAAATAGAATACAGACGATAAGCTTCTTTGATCCACGCCTTCAGGAGATCGCATCAAAGGCGAAATGTTATATAGAGCGGCACTACTTTGAGGACCTGGACCGGAAGAAGATCGCAAAGGAGGTTTTCGTAAGTCCAAGTTATCTCTCGCGGATTTTCCAGGTATGCATGGGGTATTCACCCATAGAATACCTCACGCTTATTCGTATTGAGCATGCCAGACATCTTCTGCGGGAAGGCGACCTGTCTATAGGGTCTATAGCCACCCGTGTTGGCTACAAGAGCCCGCAATACTTCACCAGGGTATTCAAGAAGGTCGAGGGCTTATCGCCTGTGGAATACAGGGAAGGTTCGAGGCGTCGCTCTATTCAGGAAACATTACGGGATTCATCCATTTGTTTAACACAATAG
- a CDS encoding sugar phosphate isomerase/epimerase — translation MQLAIIGDEISQDPDEVLSAMIQTGIRYLEIRMIEGHNVLDLSDDKLLSLRRLLERSGIEVCAIAAPLFKTPLEGDHGVADGANPDPFMIAEGGFSRHLELLEKAVWIARLFNTRLIRCFSFMGTKPYNDVLPQIVQHLSEAARKAEEADVVLCIENEPSCYARTSGQIRELLAQIPSAHIAALWDPGNAYYVGEKDLMKGFHNIRERVAHIHLKDIILRDDTSSSEDHISGSADITKQGSQGGTCEFTVVGRGILDYPGQIAMWRNSGYTGFLSLEPHLSIGKGSISGAIQSIQSVQAMLRPSQR, via the coding sequence ATGCAATTGGCCATAATTGGCGATGAAATCAGCCAAGACCCTGATGAGGTATTGTCCGCGATGATCCAAACAGGGATCCGCTATCTGGAGATTCGAATGATCGAAGGGCATAATGTCCTCGATCTTTCTGATGACAAGCTTCTGAGTCTTAGAAGATTGCTTGAACGCTCCGGGATTGAGGTCTGCGCGATCGCCGCTCCACTCTTTAAAACGCCACTAGAAGGAGACCATGGGGTGGCCGATGGAGCTAACCCAGATCCCTTTATGATAGCGGAGGGCGGCTTTTCACGCCACCTAGAGCTTCTAGAAAAGGCGGTCTGGATTGCAAGACTATTCAACACCAGGTTGATCAGGTGCTTCAGCTTCATGGGAACGAAACCTTACAATGATGTTTTGCCTCAGATCGTCCAGCATCTTTCCGAAGCTGCTCGGAAAGCCGAGGAGGCAGATGTAGTTCTATGCATTGAGAATGAACCATCCTGCTATGCCAGGACATCAGGGCAGATTCGCGAGCTTTTGGCGCAGATTCCTTCCGCGCATATCGCAGCTCTCTGGGACCCAGGCAATGCATATTACGTTGGCGAGAAGGATTTAATGAAGGGCTTCCACAATATACGGGAGCGAGTTGCTCATATTCATCTTAAAGACATTATACTGCGGGACGATACCTCATCATCAGAAGATCATATATCAGGATCAGCGGATATAACTAAGCAAGGTAGCCAAGGAGGAACTTGTGAATTTACGGTTGTAGGAAGAGGGATTCTTGACTATCCTGGTCAGATTGCCATGTGGCGCAATTCGGGCTACACTGGTTTCCTAAGCCTTGAGCCCCATCTCTCCATAGGAAAAGGTTCTATATCGGGAGCTATCCAGTCTATCCAATCGGTTCAGGCAATGCTCCGTCCGTCCCAACGTTAG